A genomic stretch from Gorilla gorilla gorilla isolate KB3781 chromosome 20, NHGRI_mGorGor1-v2.1_pri, whole genome shotgun sequence includes:
- the NKPD1 gene encoding NTPase KAP family P-loop domain-containing protein 1 isoform X1, with the protein MHKHYKVHFAKDAQSPNGHYFWDPELGHRKDILTEDDVYCSCLAKTLCHVPVPVTVGFYAPFGCRLHMMLDKITALMQQEAAQRESEELQHVQWRPRAVSGWGVPQLLWYLVFLQPIITEVHLRRRNVQFLFIRFSAWQYAGTDKLWAGLVTTLCEGIRHHYGALPFSVYSVLGNKPATRQDCCQSEWHCRRRVCLGLLALLAALGLGVGLLYLSLGGHALGHGSPSGSLLKVFGGAATTLSGSGLLMAVYSVGKHLFVSQRKKIERLVSREKFGSQLGFMCEVKKEVELLTDFLCFLEIYQRRRLRVVLEVTGLDTCYPERVVGVLNAINTLLSDSHAPFIFILVVDPSILAACLESAGNMKGTADNGYLFLNRTVTLPFSVPIMGRRTKLQFLHDAVQSRDDLLYREMTRKPWLPGNAGGESAQLLAVQAQAGTERGQGRIDAEAARRIQEALFCLHDERDCLYEYVPDNVVSMRRIVNTVPITVRLLQQQQQQGDFGGPTPRQAVAWVVLANQWPCRLSWALQCLEDRQQTGGAPEGRARLWDVFRDNSRELHTMTKALQNVLDLDGDPELFERFLGADFPFTVAEAQSLLRCTVNLDHSIRRRMGLIRAVSALKPPSPPKSPTRDTPNAAHRANSASRAPPLGRASRQAGEGHHAGDLAHRGKLWPVACALFRPGQSSPGGP; encoded by the exons ATGCACAAACATTACAAAGTCCACTTCGCCAAGGATGCCCAGAGCCCCAACGGGCACTACTTCTGGGACCCAGAGTTGGGGCACCGAAAAG ACATCCTGACGGAGGATGACGTCTACTGCAGCTGCCTGGCCAAGACACTCTGCCACGTGCCGGTCCCTGTGACCGTGGGTTTCTATGCCCCTTTCGGCTGCCGCCTGCACATGATGCTGGACAAGATCACGG CGCTGATGCAGCAGGAGGCCGCGCAGCGCGAGAGCGAGGAGCTGCAGCACGTGCAGTGGCGGCCGCGTGCCGTGAGCGGCTGGGGCGTCCCGCAGCTACTGTGGTACCTGGTGTTCCTGCAGCCCATCATCACCGAGGTGCACCTGCGGCGCAGGAACGTGCAGTTCCTTTTCATCCGCTTTAGCGCCTGGCAGTACGCGGGCACCGACAAGCTGTGGGCCGGCCTGGTGACCACGTTGTGCGAGGGCATCCGCCACCACTATGGCGCACTGCCCTTCAGCGTGTACTCGGTGCTGGGCAACAAGCCGGCCACCAGGCAGGACTGCTGCCAGAGCGAGTGGCATTGTCGGCGCCGCGTGTGCCTGGGGCTGCTGGCGCTGCTGGCGGCGCTGGGCCTGGGTGTGGGGCTGCTTTACTTGTCGCTGGGCGGCCACGCGCTGGGCCACGGCAGCCCGAGCGGCAGCCTGCTCAAGGTGTTTGGCGGCGCGGCCACCACACTGTCGGGCTCGGGGCTGCTCATGGCCGTGTACTCGGTGGGCAAGCACCTGTTCGTAAGCCAGCGCAAGAAGATCGAGCGGCTGGTGTCGCGTGAAAAGTTCGGCAGCCAGCTGGGTTTCATGTGCGAGGTGAAGAAGGAGGTGGAGCTGCTCACCGACTTCCTGTGCTTCCTGGAGATCTACCAGCGGCGCAGGCTGCGCGTGGTGCTGGAGGTCACCGGGCTGGACACGTGCTACCCGGAGCGCGTGGTGGGCGTGCTCAACGCCATCAACACGCTGCTGTCCGACAGCCACGCGCCCTTCATCTTCATCCTGGTCGTGGACCCCAGCATCCTGGCCGCGTGCCTAGAGAGCGCGGGCAACATGAAGGGCACGGCCGACAACGGCTACCTCTTCCTCAACCGCACTGTCACGCTGCCCTTCTCTGTGCCCATTATGGGTCGCCGCACCAAGCTGCAGTTCCTGCACGATGCGGTGCAGAGCCGCGACGACCTGTTGTACCGCGAGATGACGCGCAAGCCGTGGCTGCCGGGGAACGCCGGGGGCGAGAGCGCGCAGCTGCTGGCGGTGCAGGCGCAGGCGGGGACGGAGCGCGGGCAGGGCCGCATCGACGCCGAGGCGGCGCGGCGAATCCAGGAGGCGCTCTTCTGCCTTCACGACGAGCGCGACTGCCTCTACGAGTACGTGCCCGACAACGTGGTGTCCATGCGGCGCATCGTCAACACCGTGCCCATCACCGTGCGcctgctgcagcagcagcagcagcagggggaCTTTGGGGGCCCCACGCCGCGCCAGGCGGTGGCGTGGGTGGTGCTCGCCAACCAGTGGCCTTGCCGCCTGAGCTGGGCGCTGCAGTGCCTGGAGGACCGGCAGCAGACCGGGGGCGCGCCCGAGGGCCGCGCGCGCCTCTGGGACGTTTTCCGCGACAACAGCCGCGAGCTGCACACCATGACCAAGGCGTTGCAGAACGTGCTCGACCTGGACGGCGACCCCGAGCTCTTCGAGCGCTTCCTGGGCGCCGACTTCCCCTTCACCGTGGCCGAGGCGCAGAGCCTGCTGCGCTGCACGGTCAACCTGGACCACTCCATCCGCCGGCGCATGGGTCTCATCCGAGCCGTCAGCGCTCTCAAGCCGCCCAGCCCGCCCAAGTCCCCTACCCGCGATACCCCCAACGCTGCCCACCGGGCCAACAGCGCCTCCAGGGCGCCCCCGTTGGGCCGTGCCTCAAGGCAAGCCGGCGAAGGCCACCACGCTGGGGACTTGGCCCACAGGGGCAAGCTATGGCCGGTGGCCTGTGCGCTCTTCCGTCCAGGGCAATCCAGCCCAGGTGGGCCTTAA
- the PPP1R37 gene encoding protein phosphatase 1 regulatory subunit 37 isoform X2, which yields MGASRLQPSASHSRPTRISCLEQWSRKTPGDMEFTDLGHRLDCLDLKGEKLDYKTCEALEEVFKRLQFKVVDLEQTNLDEDGASALFDMIEYYESATHLNISFNKHIGTRGWQAAAHMMRKTSCLQYLDARNTPLLDHSAPFVARALRIRSSLAVLHLENASLSGRPLMLLATALKMNMNLRELYLADNKLNGLQDSAQLGNLLKFNCSLQILDLRNNHVLDSGLAYICEGLKEQRKGLVTLVLWNNQLTHTGMAFLGMTLPHTQSLETLNLGHNPIGNEGVRHLKNGLISNRSVLRLGLASTKLTCEGAVAVAEFIAESPRLLRLDLRENEIKTGGLMALSLALKVNHSLLRLDLDREPKKEAVKSFIETQKALLAEIQNGCKRNLVLAREREEKEQPPQLSASMPETTATEPQPDDEPAAGVQNGAPSPAPSPDSDSDSDSDGEEEEEEEGERDETPCPALVPPTDSLGPGDRSPPGSPSTPTEQRISVSSPGRGHKVFVVTRVESPPERAEPRASPTPPSPPPPPSPPASPSLPPAGAIDTRDTGSSEPQPPLEPPRSGPPLPNGLKPEFALALPPEPPPGPEVKGGSCGLEHELSCSKNEKELEELLLEASQESGQETL from the exons GAATTCACAGACCTCGGGCACCGCCTCGACTGTCTGGACCTGAAAG GTGAGAAGCTTGACTACAAGACCTGTGAGGCCCTGGAAGAGGTCTTCAAGAGGCTGCAGTTCAAGGTCGTGGACCTGGAGCAGACAAACCTGGATGAAGAT GGTGCCTCGGCCCTCTTCGACATGATCGAGTACTACGAGTCGGCCACCCACCTCAACATCTCCTTCAACAAGCACATCGGCACCCGGGGCTGGCAGGCGGCCGCCCACATGATGCGCAAG ACGAGCTGCCTGCAGTACCTGGACGCCCGCAACACGCCCCTGCTGGACCACTCGGCGCCCTTCGTGGCCCGTGCCCTGCGCATCCGCAGCAGCCTGGCAGTGCTGCACTTGGAGAACGCCAGCCTGTCGGGGCGGCCCCTCATGCTGCTCG CCACAGCCCTGAAGATGAACATGAACCTGCGGGAGCTGTACCTGGCAGACAACAAGCTCAACGGCCTGCAGGACTCGGCCCAGCTGGGTAACCTGCTCAAGTTCAACTGCTCCCTGCAGATCCTGGACCTTCGGAACAACCACGTGCTGGACTcgg GTCTGGCCTACATCTGCGAGGGCCTCAAGGAGCAGAGGAAGGGGCTGGTGACCCTGGTGCTGTGGAACAACCAGCTCACGCACACAGGCATGGCCTTCCTGGGCATGACACTG CCGCACACTCAGAGCCTGGAGACGCTGAACCTGGGCCACAACCCCATCGGGAACGAGGGTGTGCGGCACCTCAAGAACGGGCTCATCAGCAACCGCAGCGTGCTGCGCCTTGGGCTGGCCTCCACCAAGCTCACGTGCGAGG gcgcggtggcggtgGCGGAGTTCATCGCTGAGAGCCCCCGCCTCCTGAGACTGGACCTTCGGGAGAACGAGATCAAGACAGGCGGGCTCATGGCACTGTCGTTGGCCCTCAAGGTGAACCACTCACTGCTGCGCCTGGACCTCGACCGTGAACCCAAGAAGGAGGCG GTGAAGAGTTTCATCGAGACGCAGAAGGCGCTGCTGGCCGAGATCCAGAACGGCTGCAAGCGCAACTTGGTGCTGGCgcgggagagggaggagaaggagcagcCACCGCAGCTGTCGGCCTCCATGCCTGAGACCACCGCCACCGAGCCCCAGCCCGACGACGAGCCCGCCGCTGGGGTGCAGAACGGGGCCCCCAGCCCCGCACCCAGCCCGGACTCAGACTCAGACTCGGACTCagatggggaggaagaggaggaagaggaaggggagagggacgAGACCCCCTGTCCTGCCCTGGTGCCCCCCACGGACTCCCTGGGCCCTGGGGACAGGAgtcccccaggcagcccctccaCACCCACTGAGCAGCGGATTTCCGTGTCCAGCCCGGGCCGGGGCCACAAGGTGTTTGTGGTGACCCGGGTAGAGAGCCCACCCGAGAGGGCAGAGCCCCGTGCgtcccccacccctccctctcccccaccccctccctccccacccgccTCACCTTCCCTACCACCAGCCGGGGCCATTGATACCCGGGACACAGGGTCCTCTGAGCCTCAGCCACCACTGGAGCCGCCTCGGTCAGGGCCACCACTGCCCAACGGCCTGAAGCCCGAGTTCGCCCTGGCACTGCCCCCTGAGCCGCCCCCGGGGCCTGAGGTCAAGGGGGGCAGCTGCGGCCTGGAGCACG AACTGAGCTGCTCCAAGAACGAGAAGGAGCTCGAGGAGCTGCTTCTGGAAGCCAGTCAGGAATCCGGGCAGGAGACACTGTGA
- the NKPD1 gene encoding NTPase KAP family P-loop domain-containing protein 1 isoform X2 produces the protein MHKHYKVHFAKDAQSPNGHYFWDPELGHRKGCCHQWRQDSAALRAHGPCRPSPQSHWQLAYHSHQVGGSGWRRGLLPSVLQQQRQPQSQPSPPSPLRQRLCPIHEAQKGLPATSTVPKEPASAPQAPTLPTTAPAMARSGPALPSAAGVLLKPSKPTDARPLPAPAACGFFTAYSSDILTEDDVYCSCLAKTLCHVPVPVTVGFYAPFGCRLHMMLDKITALMQQEAAQRESEELQHVQWRPRAVSGWGVPQLLWYLVFLQPIITEVHLRRRNVQFLFIRFSAWQYAGTDKLWAGLVTTLCEGIRHHYGALPFSVYSVLGNKPATRQDCCQSEWHCRRRVCLGLLALLAALGLGVGLLYLSLGGHALGHGSPSGSLLKVFGGAATTLSGSGLLMAVYSVGKHLFVSQRKKIERLVSREKFGSQLGFMCEVKKEVELLTDFLCFLEIYQRRRLRVVLEVTGLDTCYPERVVGVLNAINTLLSDSHAPFIFILVVDPSILAACLESAGNMKGTADNGYLFLNRTVTLPFSVPIMGRRTKLQFLHDAVQSRDDLLYREMTRKPWLPGNAGGESAQLLAVQAQAGTERGQGRIDAEAARRIQEALFCLHDERDCLYEYVPDNVVSMRRIVNTVPITVRLLQQQQQQGDFGGPTPRQAVAWVVLANQWPCRLSWALQCLEDRQQTGGAPEGRARLWDVFRDNSRELHTMTKALQNVLDLDGDPELFERFLGADFPFTVAEAQSLLRCTVNLDHSIRRRMGLIRAVSALKPPSPPKSPTRDTPNAAHRANSASRAPPLGRASRQAGEGHHAGDLAHRGKLWPVACALFRPGQSSPGGP, from the exons ATGCACAAACATTACAAAGTCCACTTCGCCAAGGATGCCCAGAGCCCCAACGGGCACTACTTCTGGGACCCAGAGTTGGGGCACCGAAAAG gaTGCTGTCATCAGTGGCGCCAGGACTCAGCGGCCCTCCGAGCCCATGGGCCCTGTCGGCCTTCCCCCCAGTCACACTGGCAGCTGGCCTACCACAGCCACCAAGTGGGTGGCAGTGGCTGGCGCCGGGGCCTCCTGCCCTCCGTCctgcagcagcagcggcagcccCAGTCCCAGCCCTCACCTCCCAGCCCCCTGCGGCAGCGGCTCTGCCCCATTCACGAAGCCCAGAAGGGGCTGCCTGCAACCTCCACTGTCCCCAAGGAACCTGCCAGCGCCCCTCAGGCGCCCACCTTACCCACCACGGCACCGGCCATGGCCAGGAGTGGCCCAGCTCTACCCTCCGCGGCTGGCGTCCTCCTGAAGCCCAGCAAGCCCACTGATGCCCGGCCCCTGCCCGCCCCAGCGGCCTGTGGCTTCTTCACTGCCTACAGCTCCG ACATCCTGACGGAGGATGACGTCTACTGCAGCTGCCTGGCCAAGACACTCTGCCACGTGCCGGTCCCTGTGACCGTGGGTTTCTATGCCCCTTTCGGCTGCCGCCTGCACATGATGCTGGACAAGATCACGG CGCTGATGCAGCAGGAGGCCGCGCAGCGCGAGAGCGAGGAGCTGCAGCACGTGCAGTGGCGGCCGCGTGCCGTGAGCGGCTGGGGCGTCCCGCAGCTACTGTGGTACCTGGTGTTCCTGCAGCCCATCATCACCGAGGTGCACCTGCGGCGCAGGAACGTGCAGTTCCTTTTCATCCGCTTTAGCGCCTGGCAGTACGCGGGCACCGACAAGCTGTGGGCCGGCCTGGTGACCACGTTGTGCGAGGGCATCCGCCACCACTATGGCGCACTGCCCTTCAGCGTGTACTCGGTGCTGGGCAACAAGCCGGCCACCAGGCAGGACTGCTGCCAGAGCGAGTGGCATTGTCGGCGCCGCGTGTGCCTGGGGCTGCTGGCGCTGCTGGCGGCGCTGGGCCTGGGTGTGGGGCTGCTTTACTTGTCGCTGGGCGGCCACGCGCTGGGCCACGGCAGCCCGAGCGGCAGCCTGCTCAAGGTGTTTGGCGGCGCGGCCACCACACTGTCGGGCTCGGGGCTGCTCATGGCCGTGTACTCGGTGGGCAAGCACCTGTTCGTAAGCCAGCGCAAGAAGATCGAGCGGCTGGTGTCGCGTGAAAAGTTCGGCAGCCAGCTGGGTTTCATGTGCGAGGTGAAGAAGGAGGTGGAGCTGCTCACCGACTTCCTGTGCTTCCTGGAGATCTACCAGCGGCGCAGGCTGCGCGTGGTGCTGGAGGTCACCGGGCTGGACACGTGCTACCCGGAGCGCGTGGTGGGCGTGCTCAACGCCATCAACACGCTGCTGTCCGACAGCCACGCGCCCTTCATCTTCATCCTGGTCGTGGACCCCAGCATCCTGGCCGCGTGCCTAGAGAGCGCGGGCAACATGAAGGGCACGGCCGACAACGGCTACCTCTTCCTCAACCGCACTGTCACGCTGCCCTTCTCTGTGCCCATTATGGGTCGCCGCACCAAGCTGCAGTTCCTGCACGATGCGGTGCAGAGCCGCGACGACCTGTTGTACCGCGAGATGACGCGCAAGCCGTGGCTGCCGGGGAACGCCGGGGGCGAGAGCGCGCAGCTGCTGGCGGTGCAGGCGCAGGCGGGGACGGAGCGCGGGCAGGGCCGCATCGACGCCGAGGCGGCGCGGCGAATCCAGGAGGCGCTCTTCTGCCTTCACGACGAGCGCGACTGCCTCTACGAGTACGTGCCCGACAACGTGGTGTCCATGCGGCGCATCGTCAACACCGTGCCCATCACCGTGCGcctgctgcagcagcagcagcagcagggggaCTTTGGGGGCCCCACGCCGCGCCAGGCGGTGGCGTGGGTGGTGCTCGCCAACCAGTGGCCTTGCCGCCTGAGCTGGGCGCTGCAGTGCCTGGAGGACCGGCAGCAGACCGGGGGCGCGCCCGAGGGCCGCGCGCGCCTCTGGGACGTTTTCCGCGACAACAGCCGCGAGCTGCACACCATGACCAAGGCGTTGCAGAACGTGCTCGACCTGGACGGCGACCCCGAGCTCTTCGAGCGCTTCCTGGGCGCCGACTTCCCCTTCACCGTGGCCGAGGCGCAGAGCCTGCTGCGCTGCACGGTCAACCTGGACCACTCCATCCGCCGGCGCATGGGTCTCATCCGAGCCGTCAGCGCTCTCAAGCCGCCCAGCCCGCCCAAGTCCCCTACCCGCGATACCCCCAACGCTGCCCACCGGGCCAACAGCGCCTCCAGGGCGCCCCCGTTGGGCCGTGCCTCAAGGCAAGCCGGCGAAGGCCACCACGCTGGGGACTTGGCCCACAGGGGCAAGCTATGGCCGGTGGCCTGTGCGCTCTTCCGTCCAGGGCAATCCAGCCCAGGTGGGCCTTAA